Proteins from one Listeria weihenstephanensis genomic window:
- the comGF gene encoding competence type IV pilus minor pilin ComGF has translation MPKKIYVMLSNKEAFTLLESLFSLLILIIVTSFIPLIFQSYQSVLKVMDVDKNYEWQLFMNQTRKEIYQGTGFIVTDHAIIFSSQSKQIKYEGYQNMVRRSVDNKGHEPLLTTIKQDKWTKTNDGRLIYEVTFEDNIKLIACFYVQEGGI, from the coding sequence ATGCCCAAGAAAATTTATGTTATGCTATCAAATAAAGAAGCATTCACCCTACTCGAATCATTATTTTCATTGCTAATCCTCATCATAGTTACCTCTTTTATACCACTTATATTCCAAAGCTATCAATCCGTTCTCAAAGTGATGGATGTCGACAAAAATTATGAATGGCAACTCTTTATGAATCAGACACGCAAAGAAATATACCAAGGTACAGGATTTATAGTTACTGATCATGCCATTATTTTCTCTTCTCAATCCAAACAAATTAAGTACGAAGGTTATCAAAATATGGTCCGGCGTTCCGTTGACAATAAAGGCCATGAACCATTATTAACAACAATCAAACAAGATAAATGGACCAAAACCAATGATGGTCGACTTATTTATGAAGTAACTTTTGAAGATAATATCAAATTGATTGCATGCTTTTATGTACAGGAAGGAGGAATATAA
- the comGD gene encoding competence type IV pilus minor pilin ComGD: MKKNGFTLIEMLLVLSISLIILSISVFPAGNLIVQMYEKQSLDQLKMDIMQLQAEAITTHQETALTLDGINNSYTGAVANNNILVRKLSTSLHFTEKSEQVFRFSPPFGNISKFKTVIIQGNSKKYALIFQIGKGRFRIEEI; this comes from the coding sequence GTGAAAAAGAATGGCTTCACCCTAATTGAAATGTTGCTTGTTCTCTCTATTAGCCTTATCATTCTAAGCATCAGTGTCTTCCCAGCAGGAAATCTAATAGTCCAAATGTATGAAAAGCAAAGTCTTGACCAGCTAAAAATGGATATCATGCAGCTACAAGCCGAAGCAATTACAACGCATCAAGAAACAGCATTAACATTAGATGGTATTAATAATTCCTATACAGGAGCTGTGGCTAATAATAATATCCTTGTAAGAAAACTCAGTACATCTTTACATTTCACCGAGAAAAGCGAGCAAGTTTTTCGCTTTTCTCCCCCCTTTGGAAACATTAGTAAATTCAAAACTGTCATAATCCAAGGTAATAGCAAAAAATATGCACTCATTTTTCAAATCGGCAAAGGGAGGTTTCGTATTGAAGAAATATAA
- a CDS encoding shikimate kinase, with the protein MRQIVLTGFMGAGKTTVGKLLSQTMQLPIIDIDTEIQLEQQASITEIFANLGEVKFRELEHQMLLRVLQKDAVISTGGGIILSPENRAELTAANFVVYLKTQPDSFLSRLKGDTTRPLIQEKSAKEIKDLFESRAQLYENSAHLTIETDELTPQEIANQIQQYFQERKENI; encoded by the coding sequence ATGAGGCAAATTGTGCTAACTGGATTTATGGGAGCTGGGAAAACAACAGTTGGCAAGCTACTTTCCCAAACAATGCAGTTACCAATAATCGACATCGATACAGAAATTCAACTAGAACAACAAGCGTCAATCACAGAAATTTTTGCAAACTTAGGAGAAGTAAAGTTTCGAGAACTTGAACATCAAATGTTACTACGCGTATTACAAAAAGATGCTGTCATATCCACTGGCGGTGGTATTATTCTATCTCCAGAAAATAGAGCAGAACTAACGGCTGCTAACTTTGTCGTTTATCTGAAAACTCAACCTGATAGCTTTTTATCTCGATTAAAAGGAGATACCACTCGCCCGTTGATTCAGGAAAAAAGTGCCAAAGAAATCAAAGACTTATTTGAATCACGTGCCCAGCTATACGAAAATTCTGCGCATTTAACGATTGAAACAGATGAGTTAACACCACAAGAAATCGCAAATCAAATCCAACAATATTTCCAAGAAAGAAAGGAGAACATATGA
- the gcvPA gene encoding aminomethyl-transferring glycine dehydrogenase subunit GcvPA — protein sequence MAKHRFLPMTEQDEKDMLDTIGVASIDDLFTDIPESIRFNRDYNLKPAKSEPALLKELAKMAAKNADSVTYTSFLGAGVYNHYIPTVVDSVISRSEFYTAYTPYQPEISQGELQAIFEFQTMIAEITGMDLANSSMYDGGTALAEAAMLASAHTKRKKILISKAVHPESRNVVKTYAKGQHIDVIEIDEKDGVTDLEALKTQVDDTVAAVIVQYPNFYGQVEALQEIEPLAHENKALFVVSSNPLALGALTPPGKFGADIVVGDSQVFGISEAFGGPHCGYFAVNSKLTRKVPGRLIGETVDENGKRGYVLTLQAREQHIRRDKATSNICSNQALNALASSVAMSALGKNGITEMAKQNIDKAHFAKKVFQDKGFNVISDDAFFNEFVVKLSKPVKEVNRELLEQDIIGGYDLGIYEEKYANHMLVAVTEMRTKEEIETLVASLEGAK from the coding sequence ATGGCTAAACATCGTTTTTTACCAATGACAGAGCAAGATGAGAAGGATATGTTAGATACGATTGGTGTGGCATCGATTGATGATCTCTTTACGGATATTCCAGAATCGATTCGTTTTAACCGGGATTATAATTTAAAGCCAGCGAAGTCTGAACCAGCGCTTTTAAAAGAGTTGGCTAAAATGGCGGCCAAAAATGCGGATTCTGTGACGTATACTTCCTTTTTAGGGGCGGGGGTATATAATCACTACATTCCGACAGTCGTTGATAGCGTTATTTCACGATCTGAATTTTACACGGCTTACACACCGTATCAACCAGAAATATCACAAGGGGAGTTGCAGGCGATATTCGAATTTCAAACGATGATTGCAGAAATTACCGGCATGGATCTAGCGAATTCGTCGATGTATGACGGTGGAACGGCGCTAGCTGAGGCCGCTATGCTTGCAAGTGCTCACACGAAACGTAAAAAAATCTTAATTTCAAAAGCTGTTCATCCAGAATCGCGTAACGTTGTTAAAACGTATGCGAAGGGGCAACACATTGATGTCATTGAAATTGATGAAAAGGACGGCGTGACGGATTTAGAAGCTTTAAAAACACAGGTTGATGATACAGTTGCTGCAGTGATCGTACAGTATCCGAATTTTTATGGACAAGTAGAAGCACTACAAGAAATTGAGCCGTTAGCGCATGAAAATAAAGCATTATTTGTAGTTTCAAGTAATCCTCTAGCTTTAGGAGCACTTACGCCACCGGGGAAATTTGGAGCTGATATTGTTGTAGGAGATTCCCAAGTATTTGGTATTTCTGAAGCATTTGGTGGGCCTCACTGTGGTTATTTCGCGGTTAATTCGAAATTGACACGTAAAGTTCCGGGTCGCCTTATTGGAGAAACGGTCGATGAAAATGGCAAGCGAGGGTACGTTTTGACTTTACAAGCGCGCGAGCAACATATTCGTCGTGACAAAGCAACATCTAACATTTGTTCTAATCAGGCGCTAAACGCGCTGGCATCATCTGTCGCTATGAGTGCTCTTGGAAAAAATGGGATCACTGAAATGGCGAAACAAAACATTGATAAGGCTCACTTTGCGAAAAAAGTTTTCCAAGATAAAGGGTTTAACGTAATTTCCGATGATGCGTTTTTCAATGAATTTGTTGTGAAATTATCGAAACCTGTGAAAGAGGTCAATCGTGAATTGTTGGAGCAGGACATTATCGGTGGGTATGATCTTGGTATATACGAAGAAAAATACGCGAATCACATGTTGGTTGCGGTAACTGAAATGCGTACAAAAGAAGAAATCGAAACATTAGTAGCAAGTTTGGAGGGTGCAAAATGA
- the comGB gene encoding competence type IV pilus assembly protein ComGB produces MDFSLRNNWRADGEFLIRLADLLSKGFTMEEAISFLSITTPKDASRNSQMITTLSSGAPFSEALLQAKFPSFVCTQLHYASKHGYFNETVQETGDHLTRKAEQQKALRKIFQYPLILFATVIIVFFLLRIFLLPKFDMLFSQLTHGENQTTNFTYFILEKLPIIFLILLGLLFALCTFFLTKQRKKNSYERAELYCKIPIIKKFMRLHYSQIFARECGYLLKSGLSINDMVQVFSLNDSPPLFQYISKAIEKGFKEGVAFTQSLGQFSIFEKELIYIIQHGEKNGQLAEELLFYYKLCHQKSEEKTEKIFSFIQPAVFMIIGILIVSIYLSILFPMFSMVNSI; encoded by the coding sequence ATGGATTTTTCTCTCCGCAATAACTGGCGAGCTGACGGTGAATTTTTAATTCGCTTAGCAGATCTCCTAAGTAAAGGTTTTACAATGGAAGAAGCTATTTCATTTTTATCGATTACAACACCAAAAGATGCTTCAAGAAACAGCCAAATGATTACAACCCTTTCTTCTGGTGCCCCTTTTAGCGAAGCACTATTACAAGCAAAATTCCCTTCGTTCGTATGCACACAGCTCCACTATGCCAGCAAACACGGCTATTTCAATGAAACAGTTCAAGAAACAGGAGATCATTTAACAAGAAAAGCCGAACAGCAAAAAGCCTTACGTAAAATCTTTCAATACCCGCTCATTCTATTTGCAACGGTCATCATCGTTTTTTTCCTGTTGCGAATTTTTCTACTCCCGAAATTCGACATGCTGTTCAGCCAGCTTACCCACGGAGAAAACCAAACAACTAATTTCACTTATTTTATTTTAGAGAAGCTACCAATTATTTTTCTTATTCTCCTTGGTCTACTGTTTGCTCTATGCACCTTCTTTCTAACAAAGCAACGTAAGAAAAACTCTTACGAACGGGCTGAACTTTATTGCAAAATCCCTATCATCAAAAAATTCATGCGATTACATTATTCCCAAATATTTGCCCGCGAATGTGGCTATCTTTTGAAAAGCGGACTATCCATCAACGACATGGTCCAAGTATTCTCACTTAATGACTCCCCACCACTTTTCCAATACATCAGTAAAGCTATTGAGAAAGGTTTTAAAGAGGGCGTCGCATTCACCCAATCTCTCGGCCAATTTTCTATATTTGAAAAAGAATTGATTTATATTATCCAACACGGAGAAAAAAATGGGCAATTAGCGGAAGAATTATTATTTTACTACAAGCTATGCCATCAAAAATCAGAAGAAAAAACAGAAAAAATATTCAGCTTCATACAACCTGCTGTATTTATGATTATTGGCATACTTATCGTTTCTATCTACCTCTCTATCTTGTTCCCGATGTTTTCGATGGTTAATTCCATCTGA
- the comGA gene encoding competence type IV pilus ATPase ComGA yields MIQELANALLNQSMLLSASDIHLIPYEANYRILFRINGRLQFFHSLTLDKGERLLSHLKYRGFMDISETRKPQSGSFQALVHDNNVSVRLATIPNFRFIESMVIRVFSEQKIIPFCNSTVFHPIANQILSSAKHNTGLLLFSGSTGSGKTSSMYSLAHSLSQEEPLQVITIEDPVERPMSSFLQVQINEKAGLDYAEIIRATLRHDPDILIVGEIRDTHTAKMVIRSALTGHLVLSTVHADNTYGVLSRLLELGVDKEELRQCLIGISYQQLKDLHCIFCERKCHTLCNHLPRKRTALYEFLEKENINQFFSTTVEQTLPNNIAHQIKKGGYYGFFSPQ; encoded by the coding sequence ATGATTCAAGAGTTAGCAAATGCCTTACTAAACCAATCTATGCTTCTTTCGGCAAGCGACATCCATCTCATTCCATATGAAGCAAATTATCGTATCCTCTTCCGTATTAATGGCAGATTACAATTTTTCCATTCGCTAACATTAGATAAAGGCGAACGTTTATTGTCCCATTTAAAATACAGAGGATTTATGGACATCAGCGAGACAAGAAAACCACAAAGCGGTTCTTTCCAAGCACTTGTTCACGACAATAACGTATCTGTCAGGCTTGCCACAATTCCTAATTTTCGCTTCATCGAGAGCATGGTTATCCGCGTTTTCTCTGAACAAAAGATTATTCCGTTTTGCAATAGCACTGTTTTCCATCCTATTGCCAACCAGATCCTGTCATCAGCAAAACATAACACAGGTCTGCTACTATTCTCGGGATCAACAGGTAGCGGTAAGACCTCCAGCATGTATAGCTTAGCCCATTCATTAAGCCAAGAAGAGCCGCTACAAGTCATCACTATTGAAGACCCCGTTGAAAGGCCAATGTCCTCTTTTTTACAAGTACAAATAAACGAAAAAGCAGGACTAGATTATGCCGAAATTATCCGAGCAACACTACGACATGATCCTGATATTTTAATTGTTGGCGAGATTAGAGACACTCATACTGCCAAAATGGTTATTCGTAGCGCTTTAACAGGTCATCTTGTATTAAGTACTGTGCATGCAGATAATACATACGGTGTCTTATCTCGCTTATTAGAACTCGGTGTAGATAAAGAAGAACTCAGGCAATGTCTCATCGGAATCTCCTACCAGCAATTAAAAGATTTGCATTGTATTTTTTGCGAAAGAAAATGCCACACGTTATGTAATCACCTCCCGAGAAAAAGAACTGCCCTTTATGAATTCTTAGAAAAAGAAAACATCAATCAATTCTTCTCCACAACTGTTGAGCAGACGCTACCCAACAATATAGCACACCAAATAAAGAAAGGTGGTTACTATGGATTTTTCTCTCCGCAATAA
- the comGC gene encoding competence type IV pilus major pilin ComGC — translation MFKKINWKDESGFTLVEMLIVLLVVSVLLLLTIPNIVKQSKSINDKGCDAFITMVQGQTQAYQLEHNKVPSLQDLLTGGYLKGEQKKCPNGKDVNIDSSGKVTEGS, via the coding sequence ATGTTTAAAAAGATCAATTGGAAAGATGAATCAGGTTTCACCTTAGTCGAAATGCTTATCGTTTTACTTGTGGTTAGCGTGCTGCTACTTCTAACTATCCCTAACATCGTAAAGCAAAGTAAGTCCATCAATGATAAAGGTTGCGACGCATTTATTACAATGGTTCAAGGACAAACCCAAGCTTATCAACTGGAACACAACAAAGTCCCATCACTTCAAGATTTACTGACTGGCGGATACCTTAAAGGCGAACAGAAAAAATGCCCGAATGGTAAAGATGTCAACATTGATAGTAGCGGAAAGGTCACTGAAGGCTCGTGA
- the comGE gene encoding competence type IV pilus minor pilin ComGE encodes MKKYNGFSLLESLFSLSLLSIIVLSLLPMIMQIKQQLHQQNQLTTAYQLLFEESQLHLNTSFSSSKEISIKNQTYHITMNQEAKQICANYAQENLCYAIK; translated from the coding sequence TTGAAGAAATATAATGGATTTTCTTTACTTGAGAGCCTTTTCTCGCTCAGTCTATTATCTATCATTGTACTTTCACTCTTACCTATGATCATGCAAATAAAGCAACAACTACATCAACAAAACCAACTTACCACAGCATACCAATTGCTTTTTGAGGAGAGCCAACTTCATCTAAATACCTCCTTTTCATCAAGTAAGGAAATCTCTATCAAAAACCAAACATATCATATAACAATGAATCAGGAGGCGAAGCAAATTTGCGCTAATTATGCCCAAGAAAATTTATGTTATGCTATCAAATAA
- the gcvT gene encoding glycine cleavage system aminomethyltransferase GcvT, translated as MTELKKTPIFPLYEKYGAKTIDFGGWDLPVQFSGIKAEHEAVRTNAGLFDVSHMGEVVVRGKGSLDFLQKVLSNDISKLKDGKAQYNIMCYETGGVVDDLVVYKKAEDDYLLVVNAANTEKDFEWLQRHAAEDVTVENVSADYGQLALQGPNAEKVLTGLTDADLGALTFFGFVDNVQVAGVNALVSRSGYTGEDGFEIYTKAEDAPAVWDAILEKDVLPIGLGARDTLRFEANLALYGQELSKDISPLEAGVGFAVKLQKEPDFIGKKALIDQKESGLTRKSVGIELIDRGIPRHDYKVFAGDKEIGIVTSGTQSPTLGKNLGLALIDIDYIALDTEVEVEVRNKKLKAKVVPTPFYKRAK; from the coding sequence ATGACAGAATTAAAGAAAACGCCAATTTTTCCACTTTACGAAAAGTATGGGGCAAAAACGATTGATTTCGGTGGATGGGATTTGCCAGTACAATTTTCAGGGATAAAGGCGGAACACGAAGCTGTTAGAACAAATGCTGGGTTATTTGATGTATCGCATATGGGGGAAGTTGTGGTGCGAGGCAAGGGGAGTCTAGACTTTTTGCAGAAAGTTTTATCCAATGATATTTCTAAATTAAAGGATGGAAAAGCGCAATATAATATTATGTGTTATGAAACTGGTGGCGTGGTAGATGACTTGGTGGTCTACAAGAAAGCAGAAGATGACTATCTTTTAGTTGTGAATGCAGCAAACACGGAGAAGGATTTTGAGTGGTTGCAGCGCCATGCAGCAGAAGATGTGACTGTTGAAAATGTATCGGCAGACTACGGCCAACTAGCTTTACAAGGGCCAAATGCGGAAAAAGTATTGACTGGCCTGACTGATGCTGATTTAGGCGCGCTAACGTTCTTTGGTTTTGTTGATAACGTGCAAGTTGCAGGAGTAAACGCGCTCGTCTCCCGATCTGGTTATACGGGAGAAGATGGTTTTGAAATTTACACAAAAGCGGAAGATGCACCGGCTGTTTGGGACGCGATACTTGAAAAAGATGTCTTACCAATCGGCTTAGGTGCGCGTGATACACTACGTTTTGAGGCGAATTTAGCACTCTACGGACAAGAACTTTCTAAAGATATCTCGCCACTCGAAGCTGGTGTAGGATTTGCGGTAAAATTACAAAAAGAGCCTGATTTCATTGGGAAAAAGGCGCTCATTGATCAAAAGGAGTCCGGTTTGACACGTAAATCTGTTGGAATTGAACTGATTGATCGCGGGATTCCACGTCATGATTATAAAGTTTTTGCGGGAGATAAAGAAATCGGAATTGTTACAAGTGGTACGCAATCGCCGACTCTTGGTAAAAATCTTGGTCTGGCGCTTATCGACATTGACTATATTGCTCTAGATACGGAAGTCGAAGTCGAAGTTCGTAATAAGAAATTAAAAGCAAAAGTAGTTCCAACCCCATTCTATAAACGCGCAAAATAA